In Paraburkholderia terrae, a genomic segment contains:
- a CDS encoding porin, whose protein sequence is MNPFNRFALHIKYFAGIGLLASVSAHAQSSITLYGLLDAGFAYVSHTASSNGTSWSAWRFGNAVSGNRWGFKGNEDLGGGLAATFQLESGFNIGTGVLAQGGREFGRTAVVGMSSMRWGAFKLGRQYDPVVDMVSALTEDANFGLTFGTPGDVDNYDGSMRVNNSVKYLSPNFGGIQFEALYGFGGVAGSTGAGQTWAVAGGYARGPLTVAAGYFYASSGDTVGSTGVRTWNASADSPFNTVVNMGFASAHSASIARAAGQYAYGAWTGGLGYSHTEYASDGASVFAGIARYNSGSIFVNYQVDPALRLGLGYHYTMLSDVATAHYNQVDAGADYLLSKRTDLYAIAAFQRASGSTLNASGKRVAAQAVIGDYGVNSGANTQALVAVGMRQRF, encoded by the coding sequence ATGAATCCGTTCAATAGATTCGCACTACATATAAAATATTTTGCTGGAATCGGACTGCTCGCCAGCGTGAGCGCCCATGCGCAGAGCAGTATCACGTTGTATGGTCTGCTCGACGCGGGCTTCGCCTACGTAAGTCATACTGCAAGCAGTAACGGCACGAGCTGGAGCGCGTGGCGTTTCGGGAACGCCGTATCGGGCAACCGTTGGGGTTTCAAGGGCAACGAAGATCTCGGCGGCGGCCTGGCGGCGACATTCCAGCTTGAAAGTGGCTTCAACATCGGCACCGGCGTGTTAGCGCAGGGCGGACGCGAGTTCGGGCGCACAGCAGTCGTGGGCATGTCGAGCATGCGATGGGGCGCATTCAAGCTCGGGCGCCAGTATGATCCGGTCGTCGATATGGTATCGGCACTTACCGAGGATGCAAATTTCGGTCTCACATTCGGCACGCCCGGTGACGTCGACAACTATGACGGCAGTATGCGAGTGAACAACTCGGTCAAGTATCTGAGCCCGAACTTCGGCGGGATTCAGTTCGAAGCGCTCTATGGATTTGGCGGCGTAGCGGGCTCGACCGGTGCGGGCCAAACCTGGGCTGTCGCGGGCGGTTATGCGAGGGGGCCGCTGACGGTGGCCGCCGGCTACTTTTATGCGAGCAGCGGCGACACGGTGGGCAGCACAGGCGTGCGTACGTGGAATGCGAGCGCAGACAGTCCATTCAACACGGTGGTTAACATGGGCTTCGCGAGCGCCCACTCGGCGAGCATCGCCCGCGCCGCAGGCCAGTATGCCTATGGCGCGTGGACAGGCGGTCTTGGGTACTCGCATACGGAATACGCATCCGATGGGGCGTCAGTCTTTGCAGGCATTGCGCGGTACAACAGTGGTTCGATATTCGTTAATTATCAAGTAGATCCGGCGCTGCGATTGGGCTTGGGATATCACTACACCATGCTGTCTGACGTTGCAACGGCGCACTACAACCAGGTCGATGCCGGCGCTGACTATTTGCTCTCCAAGCGCACGGACCTGTACGCGATTGCGGCCTTTCAGCGAGCGTCGGGCTCGACGCTCAACGCGTCGGGTAAGCGCGTGGCCGCTCAAGCCGTGATTGGCGACTATGGTGTGAATTCGGGCGCTAATACGCAGGCACTTGTCGCGGTCGGGATGCGTCAACGTTTCTGA